From Telopea speciosissima isolate NSW1024214 ecotype Mountain lineage unplaced genomic scaffold, Tspe_v1 Tspe_v1.0358, whole genome shotgun sequence, a single genomic window includes:
- the LOC122648002 gene encoding pentatricopeptide repeat-containing protein At4g22760, whose translation MLETKLTYLLTKCETSNQARQIHAQIFTNGLTHLEPVLLHQILLSARNSSHIIGQYVQQILKRLRDPDVFSWSFTIRYFTQHGRFKDAIALYAQMQRLGPSPTTFAVSSGLKACARIADSKNGKAIHSQVHKYGYSGDVYVQTALVDLYSKLGDMETAQRVFDEMSDRNVVSWNSILSGYLKAGDSDMSQKVFKEIPMKDVVSWNSMISGYAKAGDMESANFLFQQMPERNAASWNAMISGYVDCGNIETARRFFDEIPCRSNVSWITMISGYSKSGYVDSAQELFDQMDQKDLLSWNAMISCYAQNNRPKEALRLFNKMQEPNVGVQPDKMTLASVISACSQLGDLRYGPWIEAFIKKLGIEFDDHLVTALIDLYAKCGSIDKAHELFCGLRNRDLVAYSAMVLGYGINGKALDAIRLFEEMRNAKICPNSVTFTGILTAYNHAGLVEEGCRCFTSMMEEYGFLPSADHYGVMVDLLGRAGWLEEAYKLINSMPMQPHAGVWGALLLACRLHSNVELGEIAAQHCFELEPDTSGYYSLLANLYASVGRWDDAKRLRKVMEEKGMTKIPGCSWMDST comes from the coding sequence ATGCTGGAAACCAAATTGACATATTTGTTAACTAAATGTGAAACATCGAACCAGGCAAGGCAAATCCACGCACAGATCTTCACTAACGGTCTTACCCACCTCGAGCCCGTCTTGCTACATCAAATCCTTCTCTCTGCACGCAACTCCTCACACATCATCGGTCAATACGTCCAACAAATCCTCAAGCGATTGCGAGACCCTGATGTCTTCTCATGGTCCTTCACCATTCGATACTTCACCCAGCACGGCAGATTTAAAGACGCCATTGCTCTCTATGCCCAAATGCAGAGATTGGGGCCAAGCCCCACTACCTTTGCTGTTTCATCAGGCCTCAAAGCATGTGCTCGAATTGCAGACAGTAAGAACGGGAAAGCAATCCATTCGCAGGTTCACAAGTATGGATATAGTGGAGATGTTTATGTGCAGACCGCTCTTGTCGATTTGTATTCAAAATTGGGTGATATGGAGACTGCACAGAGAGTGTTCGATGAGATGTCTGACAGGAATGTCGTTTCGTGGAATTCAATTCTGTCTGGGTATTTGAAAGCAGGGGATTCGGATATGTCCCAGAAGGTTTTCAAGGAAATTCCAATGAAAGATGTGGTCTCCTGGAACTCAATGATATCTGGGTATGCAAAAGCTGGGGATATGGAGAGTGCAAATTTTTTGTTCCAGCAGATGCCTGAGAGAAATGCTGCCTCTTGGAATGCAATGATTAGTGGGTATGTTGATTGCGGGAACATAGAAACAGCTCGGAGATTTTTTGATGAGATTCCATGTAGAAGCAACGTATCTTGGATTACTATGATATCCGGGTACTCAAAGAGTGGCTATGTTGACTCTGCTCAAGAGCTCTTTGATCAAATGGATCAAAAAGATCTGCTCTCATGGAATGCCATGATTTCTTGCTATGCTCAAAACAATCGGCCGAAGGAAGCTCTCCGATTATTCAATAAGATGCAAGAACCCAATGTCGGTGTACAACCTGATAAGATGACTTTGGCCAGTGTTATATCTGCATGTTCTCAATTGGGGGATTTGAGATATGGACCGTGGATTGAGGCATTCATAAAGAAACTTGGAATTGAGTTTGATGATCATTTGGTTACAGCTCTAATTGACCTGTATGCAAAATGTGGTAGCATAGATAAAGCACATGAGCTCTTTTGTGGCTTGCGAAATAGGGATTTGGTTGCTTATAGTGCAATGGTTTTAGGCTATGGCATCAATGGAAAAGCTTTAGATGCGATTCGGTTATttgaagagatgagaaatgcTAAGATCTGTCCCAACTCAGTAACATTCACTGGAATTTTAACTGCCTATAATCATGCTGGTTTGGTTGAAGAAGGTTGCCGATGCTTCACTTCCATGATGGAAGAGTATGGATTTCTGCCCTCGGCTGATCACTATGGAGTCATGGTTGATCTTCTTGGACGGGCTGGATGGTTGGAAGAGGCCTATAAACTAATAAACAGTATGCCCATGCAGCCTCATGCTGGGGTTTGGGGGGCATTGCTTCTTGCTTGCCGGTTACATTCCAATGTTGAACTTGGGGAGATTGCAGCCCAACATTGCTTTGAGTTGGAGCCTGATACAAGTGGATACTATTCTCTTTTAGCAAATCTATATGCTTCTGTTGGTAGGTGGGATGATGCCAAGAGATTAAGAAAGGTGATGGAGGAGAAAGGAATGACCAAAATTCCTGGATGTAGCTGGATGGACTCAACTTAG